Proteins encoded in a region of the Labeo rohita strain BAU-BD-2019 chromosome 22, IGBB_LRoh.1.0, whole genome shotgun sequence genome:
- the LOC127154072 gene encoding immunoglobulin superfamily member 10 isoform X2 gives MKLFFNVLAVVWFLLDHGVSGVYTDRVSVSVSEGDSVTLHTEVERKHQEDIKWYLSSVRIAQISGDLSYICTDVQCNEDNDRFRDRLKLDHQTGSLTITNIKNTDSGEYTLKIFSSSNSAKIFSIYITDVPATELYEIKEGESVTLDAGVRKQPNDVITWYFIDTLIAEITGDQSKICTDDQCSKRFRDRLKLDHQTGSLTITNIRITDSGDYKLKINIISSSTFSITRVKRFSVSITDSGLPAAAVAGVVVVAVLLVAAVAVVVVYCNRRSRTVL, from the exons ATGAAGCTTTTCTTTAATGTACTTGCAGTGGTTTGGTTTTTACTCGACCATG gTGTGTCTGGTGTTTATACAGACAGAGTGTCAGTGTCAGTGtcggagggagattcagtcactctacacACTGAGGTTGAAAGAAAACACCAAGAGGATATTAAGTGGTATCTCAGCAGCGTTCGCATCGCTCAAATCAGTGGAGATCTCAGTTATATCTGTACAGATGTTCAGTGTAATGAAGATAATGacagattcagagacagactgaaattggatcatcagactggatctctgaccatcacaaacattaaaaacacagacTCTGGggaatatacattaaaaatctttagcAGCAGTAACAGCGCAAAGATATTTAGTATTTACATCACTG ATGTTCCTGCTACTGAACTATATGAAATAAAGGAGGGAGAATCTGTCACTTTAGATGCTGGTGTAAGAAAACAACCAAATGACGTGATAACGTGGTATTTTATTGACACTCTTATTGCTGAAATCACTGGAGATCAGAGTAAGATCTGTACAGATGATCAGTGTAGtaagagattcagagacagactgaaactggatcatcagactggatctctgaccatcacaaacatcagaaTCACAGACTCTGGAGATTATAAACTCAAGATCAACATCATCAGCAGCAGCACATTCAGTATCACCAGAGTGAAGAGATTCAGTGTTTCTATCACTG ATTCAGGTTTGCCTGCAGCTGCTGTAGCAGGAGTAGTTGTTGTTGCTGTTCTGCTGGTTGCTGCTGTAGCTGTTGTTGTGGTTTACTGTAACCGCAGGAGCCGTACAGTATTATAA
- the LOC127154072 gene encoding immunoglobulin superfamily member 10 isoform X1, with product MKLFFNVLAVVWFLLDHGVSGVYTDRVSVSVSEGDSVTLHTEVERKHQEDIKWYLSSVRIAQISGDLSYICTDVQCNEDNDRFRDRLKLDHQTGSLTITNIKNTDSGEYTLKIFSSSNSAKIFSIYITDVPATELYEIKEGESVTLDAGVRKQPNDVITWYFIDTLIAEITGDQSKICTDDQCSKRFRDRLKLDHQTGSLTITNIRITDSGDYKLKINIISSSTFSITRVKRFSVSITAVPDSGLPAAAVAGVVVVAVLLVAAVAVVVVYCNRRSRTVL from the exons ATGAAGCTTTTCTTTAATGTACTTGCAGTGGTTTGGTTTTTACTCGACCATG gTGTGTCTGGTGTTTATACAGACAGAGTGTCAGTGTCAGTGtcggagggagattcagtcactctacacACTGAGGTTGAAAGAAAACACCAAGAGGATATTAAGTGGTATCTCAGCAGCGTTCGCATCGCTCAAATCAGTGGAGATCTCAGTTATATCTGTACAGATGTTCAGTGTAATGAAGATAATGacagattcagagacagactgaaattggatcatcagactggatctctgaccatcacaaacattaaaaacacagacTCTGGggaatatacattaaaaatctttagcAGCAGTAACAGCGCAAAGATATTTAGTATTTACATCACTG ATGTTCCTGCTACTGAACTATATGAAATAAAGGAGGGAGAATCTGTCACTTTAGATGCTGGTGTAAGAAAACAACCAAATGACGTGATAACGTGGTATTTTATTGACACTCTTATTGCTGAAATCACTGGAGATCAGAGTAAGATCTGTACAGATGATCAGTGTAGtaagagattcagagacagactgaaactggatcatcagactggatctctgaccatcacaaacatcagaaTCACAGACTCTGGAGATTATAAACTCAAGATCAACATCATCAGCAGCAGCACATTCAGTATCACCAGAGTGAAGAGATTCAGTGTTTCTATCACTG CTGTTCCAGATTCAGGTTTGCCTGCAGCTGCTGTAGCAGGAGTAGTTGTTGTTGCTGTTCTGCTGGTTGCTGCTGTAGCTGTTGTTGTGGTTTACTGTAACCGCAGGAGCCGTACAGTATTATAA